The Limnospira fusiformis SAG 85.79 genomic interval ATCGAAGAGGCTAATTTGAGCGATCGCATTGTCTGTGATTCGGCGGGGACATCAGGCTATCATATTGGTTCGGCCCCTGATCCTCGTATGACTATGGCTGCGAAAAAACGAGGCATTGTCCTCAAGGGTTCTGCTCGTCAGTTCACCGCCTCCGATTTTGATAATTTCGATCTAATTTTGGCGATGGATCAGGACAATTATCAGCAAATTCTGTATCTTGATCGAGGGAAAAAATATGGTGATAAGGTTAAGCTAATGTGCGATTTCTGTAGCCATCATACCCTCAAAGAAGTTCCCGATCCCTACTATGGTGGCCCGGAAGGTTTTAATCAGGTGATTGATTTGCTACTAGATGCCTGTGAAGGCTTATTAGAATTTGTAGTTAATCAACCATCGGTTAATTAATTAGGTCATTTTCCAAGGCAAACCGTACCAGTGCAGCGCGGTTACTGCTGTCAGTTTTGCGGAGTAAACTGCTAACATACTTTTCGACAGTGCGAGAACTCAGATGCAGAGAATTTCCGATTTTGACGTTGGATAATCCTTCTGTAAGTAGGTTCAAAACCTGTTGTTCTCGTTCGGTGAGATGAATGTTGGTAGTTGATAAACTGTGAAAATGATGCCGTTTATAACGGGGACTGGTATGGTTTGATAGGGGTTCATTAATCCGAGACCTCCATTCTGCTTCAATGAGTTGCGATCGCTCTAAAAGCGCCCTAATCACTACACCTAACTCATCTAATTCAAAAGGCTTAGGGAGATAATTATCACACCCGAGTTGATAGCCCCGAATCCGCTCTTCGGTACTGGTATGAGCGGTTAAAAAAATCACTGGTAACAAACGGAAACCAGGTTGGGAACGAACTCGCTTGACTAGCTCAAAACCATCCATTTCTGGCATGGCAATATCTGTTACTATCAGGTGTGGTTGATGCTTTTCTACCAATTCGAGTGCTTCCTGACCATTGGTGGCAGAAATGACCATATATCCTGACATTTCCAGATAATCGCTAATCGAAAGGCGAGTTCCCAAATCATCATCAACGACTAGAAGTGTCAAAGGCATAGGAACTGGAGATAAAAGACTAGAGATTTAGATTCTCTATGGGTTTTAGAGATAGGCTGACTCACAAAAAACACCTCACCAACTAGGAAGTTAATACCAAATGCTGTAGCTATCCTCAAATCGCCACTACTTAAATGATTATTTGGGATTGTTTATTTTAACATTATATGTAGTTGACAAGTGGATAGCTTAAGGGATAAGTATTTATCCCTGTACTGATCAGTGGCATGGCAGGGGGCTGTATGATTAGGCATACATCTGGGTTTCCAAGACTTTGATGGTTTGCTGGCGGGTTTTCTGATATGTAAATAATTGTCTCACATCAAATTGAGAAGATAACACTCTTTCCGGCAGCCACTCCCCCGGCTGAGTTATGGCTTGTAAGCCTTGGAGTTCTGTGATCATGTCTCTATAGGCGGGTAAGCCAGATAATTTACTAGATCGAGGGTTGGGTGTGTCTCCAAAGGAACCCACAGCTTGCCAATTTTTACCTGTGGCTGTGGTGGTGCGATCGCTATTATGACCTATACCCAAGGCCATTTTTTCGGTAGCGGGGAGTAAGGCTACTTGGGCGATCGCCACCAGGGCTGCTGTCCCAATTAATCCAGTTATCCCCTCTAGCATTGGCATTCCCGATAACAGACCCAAACCACCACGGGAGACACTGTTATAAGCCGACTCGGCTAGAGTTCCAGGTAAAACTTCAATGGGTGGGAAGTTGGCTGAAGGTCTCTGTTGGGGTTGGGTCTCGTTTATATAGGCTTTAGCAGTAGCGATCGCTTTCCAGGACTGTTCCCAATGGTCTGATGGTAATTCACTGTGCAGCTGAAAGCTACCTTCTCGCCATAGGTAAAAAATCACCTGACACACTTGGGGAATTTCAGCTTGTGCTATCCAAGCCTCAAAGCGTTTGAATAGGGGCTGATTCTGAATGTTTTTTCCCTGACGAAACTTGGTAAATACAGATAAAAAATCTGGTCGTTCTTCCTGTGCAATGGTCTGGCAGGTATTAATACTACTAATAATTATGGCATCTACAGTCATTGACCAAGCCATTGCACTAGATATCAGATAATATTGTTTGATAATCTTAGGGAGGGAGGAATGCAAAACTATCGCATCCAGACGAGTGAGGTTGTCTAAATTAGTAACCATCTCCCCGGCACGCAAATATTGATAAGTGCTGCGGATATCTCGTTGTTCTGTTAGTTCTAATTGACCTGCATTTAAGGCTGACTCAATAGATTTTTCAATAGCCATTAATCGGGAATTATAACTAGCAATAAGATAGCGCTGACTTAACTCGGAATATACAGGAGAAGACAGAAACAAATAATCCAGCAAATTGAGGGTATTAGGGTCTGTGA includes:
- a CDS encoding low molecular weight protein-tyrosine-phosphatase, with product MSYRLLFVCLGNICRSPSAENIMNHLIEEANLSDRIVCDSAGTSGYHIGSAPDPRMTMAAKKRGIVLKGSARQFTASDFDNFDLILAMDQDNYQQILYLDRGKKYGDKVKLMCDFCSHHTLKEVPDPYYGGPEGFNQVIDLLLDACEGLLEFVVNQPSVN
- a CDS encoding response regulator transcription factor, with product MPLTLLVVDDDLGTRLSISDYLEMSGYMVISATNGQEALELVEKHQPHLIVTDIAMPEMDGFELVKRVRSQPGFRLLPVIFLTAHTSTEERIRGYQLGCDNYLPKPFELDELGVVIRALLERSQLIEAEWRSRINEPLSNHTSPRYKRHHFHSLSTTNIHLTEREQQVLNLLTEGLSNVKIGNSLHLSSRTVEKYVSSLLRKTDSSNRAALVRFALENDLIN